One Halobaculum sp. CBA1158 DNA segment encodes these proteins:
- a CDS encoding DNA primase, producing MEPRHARYPFFATAREAVRESGVDLAALVADGDPAVDRGRERVERALTEGTVEADDPVEWDARDELLSYPIARILVSLLDSHAAVEKYADAEARTAYRRFTEDLDRERSGDARPDPAAVDRDALLREFDLDGAVRAEAPKPGQPEGKWLWLGVGAYLSYVDPEWGDDWRLVNRDLADGEVRAEREELYRLLREAVRDRVADGLPFEGVGDDLAAELEAEISDLRDLLADRSVRADLEVVAPEHFPPCIAKLLGRAQAGDDLDSRELFSLLAFLAGLNLESDEVVALTSLGPDLVADRFAYLRDESGAQYPPPSCRTLGEYGICDNEDNHRSVAPHPMEYYSRQLRQADDVVDWRDRAGDGDGTDSGRGASGDAEA from the coding sequence ATGGAGCCGCGCCACGCCCGCTACCCCTTCTTCGCGACGGCCCGCGAGGCCGTCCGCGAGTCGGGCGTCGACCTCGCCGCCCTCGTCGCCGACGGCGACCCCGCCGTCGACCGGGGGCGCGAGCGGGTCGAGCGCGCGCTCACCGAGGGCACAGTCGAGGCCGACGACCCCGTCGAGTGGGACGCCCGCGACGAGCTCCTCTCGTACCCCATCGCGCGGATCCTCGTCTCGCTGCTCGACTCCCACGCCGCCGTCGAGAAGTACGCCGACGCGGAGGCCCGCACCGCCTACCGCCGCTTCACCGAGGACCTCGACCGCGAGCGCTCCGGCGACGCCCGCCCCGACCCCGCCGCCGTCGACCGCGACGCGCTCCTCCGGGAGTTCGACCTCGACGGGGCCGTCCGGGCGGAAGCACCCAAGCCGGGCCAGCCCGAGGGGAAGTGGCTCTGGCTCGGCGTGGGCGCGTACCTCTCGTACGTCGACCCCGAGTGGGGCGACGACTGGCGTCTCGTCAACCGCGACCTCGCCGACGGCGAGGTCCGCGCCGAGCGCGAGGAGCTGTACCGCCTGCTCCGGGAGGCCGTTCGCGACCGCGTCGCCGACGGCCTCCCGTTCGAGGGCGTCGGCGACGACCTCGCCGCGGAACTGGAAGCCGAAATAAGCGACCTGCGCGACCTCCTCGCCGACCGGAGCGTCCGCGCCGACCTGGAAGTTGTCGCGCCCGAGCACTTCCCGCCGTGTATCGCGAAGCTGCTGGGTCGCGCCCAGGCCGGCGACGACCTCGACTCCCGGGAGCTGTTCTCGCTTCTGGCGTTTCTCGCCGGGCTCAACCTCGAGAGCGACGAGGTCGTCGCGCTCACGTCGCTCGGTCCCGACCTCGTCGCCGACCGCTTCGCGTACCTGAGAGACGAGTCGGGCGCGCAGTACCCCCCGCCGTCGTGCCGGACGCTCGGCGAGTACGGGATCTGCGACAACGAGGACAACCACCGCAGCGTCGCCCCGCACCCCATGGAGTATTACAGCAGACAGCTCCGCCAGGCCGACGACGTGGTCGACTGGCGCGACCGCGCCGGCGACGGAGACGGGACCGACAGCGGCCGCGGAGCCAGCGGCGACGCGGAGGCGTGA
- a CDS encoding cobalt-factor II C(20)-methyltransferase: MTLYGVGLGPGRSDLITVRGREVLRSVDTVYTPGRLSRSVAVDHVPESRLGDLEFPMTRDPEELRRAWRAAAAEVAPVARDGDAAFVTLGDPNVYSTFGHLRRTLDAFHPDVAVETVPGVSAMTAFATALGVEVEAGAGLALREADAGTSPTGPDRMILFKVTDAPATHEGLVEAGYEVTYGRRLFMEQGETLVTDDPAEVADRDYYTLAYARRPDAGAEPATAAFADGDATATDGGTAVNDGGTDR; encoded by the coding sequence GTGACGCTGTACGGCGTCGGGCTCGGGCCCGGACGGTCGGACCTGATCACGGTGCGGGGCCGCGAGGTGCTGCGGTCCGTCGACACCGTCTACACGCCCGGGCGGCTCTCGCGCTCGGTCGCCGTCGACCACGTCCCGGAGTCGCGGCTGGGCGATCTCGAGTTCCCGATGACGCGCGACCCCGAGGAGCTCCGCCGGGCGTGGCGGGCGGCGGCCGCGGAGGTCGCCCCCGTCGCCCGCGACGGCGACGCGGCGTTCGTCACGCTGGGCGATCCGAACGTCTACTCGACGTTCGGCCACCTCCGGCGGACCCTCGACGCGTTCCACCCGGACGTGGCGGTGGAGACGGTGCCGGGCGTCTCGGCGATGACGGCGTTCGCGACCGCGCTGGGCGTCGAGGTCGAGGCCGGCGCGGGGCTGGCCCTCCGCGAGGCGGACGCGGGGACGTCGCCGACGGGTCCCGACCGCATGATCCTGTTCAAGGTGACCGACGCGCCGGCGACCCACGAGGGGCTCGTCGAGGCGGGCTACGAGGTGACGTACGGCCGCCGCCTGTTCATGGAGCAGGGCGAGACGCTCGTCACCGACGACCCCGCGGAGGTCGCCGACCGCGACTACTACACGCTGGCGTACGCCCGCCGACCGGACGCCGGGGCGGAGCCGGCGACGGCGGCGTTCGCCGACGGCGACGCCACGGCGACCGACGGCGGCACCGCCGTCAACGACGGGGGGACCGACCGATGA
- a CDS encoding 2Fe-2S iron-sulfur cluster-binding protein, with protein sequence MVDPVAVGFGAGLVLVFVALHFARGTGWEATADISEEVIEHRASTVPETDFPEPGSRAIGGGSAPAGAVAAGEEGELAEGEAVEDDAGPGDIPEDEIEYFEVEFAKEGETIELANDETVLDQGEEHGWDLPYACRQGQCVSCAGQITSGGNAEDYVEHDNQQMLDDAELDEGYTLTCVAYPRADFTIETGEAP encoded by the coding sequence ATGGTAGACCCCGTGGCAGTCGGGTTCGGCGCGGGCCTCGTGTTGGTCTTCGTCGCCCTGCACTTCGCCCGCGGCACCGGCTGGGAGGCCACCGCGGACATCTCAGAGGAGGTGATCGAGCACCGCGCCTCCACCGTACCCGAGACGGACTTCCCCGAACCGGGGAGCCGCGCGATCGGCGGCGGGAGCGCCCCCGCCGGCGCGGTCGCGGCCGGGGAGGAGGGCGAACTGGCGGAGGGCGAGGCCGTCGAGGACGACGCCGGTCCCGGCGACATCCCGGAGGACGAGATCGAGTACTTCGAGGTCGAGTTCGCCAAGGAGGGCGAGACGATCGAACTCGCGAACGACGAGACCGTGCTCGACCAGGGCGAGGAACACGGCTGGGACCTGCCCTACGCCTGCCGGCAGGGGCAGTGCGTCTCGTGTGCCGGACAGATCACGTCCGGCGGCAACGCCGAGGACTACGTCGAACACGACAACCAGCAGATGCTCGACGACGCCGAACTCGACGAGGGGTACACGCTCACCTGCGTCGCGTACCCCCGCGCGGACTTCACGATCGAGACCGGCGAAGCGCCCTGA
- a CDS encoding SAM-dependent methyltransferase — translation MSASRAAAGGDPDGEAPDGYGTLYVVGIGPGLPGEMTDRARRVIEGADCVIASNLYQAFLRDDGTLPPEEEQEGIDQELVRSSMGKQVELAREAFERVRDGEDVAHVSGGDPNVYGKSDLLFTMAEAEEATDVPIEIVPGVTAGLSLAATLGAPLSNDFCTVSLSDKWRGWDEIEEKLHAAATADFVIVLYNCWRDYERAIEAIREARHDDVPVAIVNDAGRGDAGRNVDGETYTLTTLGEATEHDEEVGGMGTSILVGTHETEVWENDYRDYLVTPRGGRDVEDF, via the coding sequence CTGTCCGCCTCGCGCGCGGCCGCCGGCGGCGACCCGGACGGGGAGGCCCCCGACGGCTACGGCACGCTATACGTCGTCGGGATCGGCCCGGGCCTGCCCGGGGAGATGACCGACCGCGCGCGCCGGGTGATCGAGGGGGCCGACTGCGTGATCGCCTCGAACCTGTATCAGGCGTTCCTCCGGGACGACGGCACCCTGCCGCCGGAGGAGGAGCAGGAGGGAATCGATCAAGAGCTGGTCCGCTCGTCGATGGGCAAGCAGGTCGAACTGGCACGGGAGGCGTTCGAGCGCGTCCGCGACGGCGAGGACGTGGCGCACGTCTCCGGCGGCGACCCGAACGTGTACGGGAAGTCGGACCTGCTGTTCACGATGGCCGAGGCGGAGGAGGCGACGGACGTGCCGATCGAGATCGTCCCCGGCGTCACCGCGGGGTTGAGCCTCGCGGCGACGCTGGGCGCGCCGCTGTCGAACGACTTCTGTACGGTCTCGCTGTCCGACAAGTGGCGCGGCTGGGACGAGATCGAGGAGAAGCTCCACGCGGCGGCGACGGCCGATTTCGTGATCGTCCTGTACAACTGCTGGCGCGACTACGAGCGCGCGATCGAGGCGATCCGCGAGGCCCGCCACGACGACGTGCCCGTCGCCATCGTCAACGACGCCGGCCGCGGCGACGCCGGCCGCAACGTCGACGGCGAGACGTACACCCTGACGACGCTCGGGGAGGCGACCGAGCACGACGAGGAGGTCGGCGGGATGGGCACGTCCATCCTCGTCGGCACCCACGAGACCGAGGTCTGGGAGAACGACTACCGCGACTACCTCGTCACGCCCCGCGGCGGGCGCGACGTGGAGGACTTCTGA
- the hjc gene encoding Holliday junction resolvase Hjc codes for MPGNPKGDRRERELVNRLDEAGFAVMRAPASGSSTDRELPDVLAGDASAFYAVEAKSSSGDPIYLRGEEVEALIYFARNFGASPKIGVRFDREDWYFFHPGDLYVTDGGNYRVKKETAVADGETIDDLLAAGDDTESDTSVAEVLTAVEQGVLSAEEAEEML; via the coding sequence ATGCCGGGCAACCCGAAGGGCGACCGCCGGGAGCGCGAACTCGTCAACAGGCTCGACGAGGCCGGCTTCGCGGTGATGCGCGCGCCCGCCAGCGGCTCCTCCACCGACCGCGAACTGCCGGACGTGCTCGCGGGCGACGCCAGCGCCTTCTACGCCGTCGAGGCGAAGTCCTCCTCGGGCGACCCGATCTACCTCCGGGGCGAGGAGGTGGAGGCGCTCATCTACTTCGCGCGCAACTTCGGCGCGTCGCCGAAGATCGGCGTCCGCTTCGACCGCGAGGACTGGTACTTCTTCCACCCCGGGGACCTGTACGTCACCGACGGCGGAAACTACCGAGTGAAAAAGGAGACCGCCGTCGCCGACGGCGAGACGATCGACGACCTGCTGGCCGCCGGCGACGACACGGAGTCGGACACCAGCGTCGCGGAGGTGCTCACCGCCGTCGAGCAGGGCGTGCTCTCGGCCGAGGAGGCCGAGGAGATGCTGTAA
- a CDS encoding cobalt-precorrin-4/precorrin-4 C(11)-methyltransferase has product MTGDLPEPSTEVLDDREGVPFVGAGPGDPGLLTVRGRALLADADLVVHAGSLVNSELLDAFCDHAEQVNSVGKDLEELIPLMRDAHEDGRTVVRLHSGDPSVYGAALEQMDALESEGVPTYFVSGVTSAFAASATLGTQLTLNEVANHVAFTRPQGKTLDPEEDHISEFVRMGDVTVCIYLGTHAVRETMERLLDDGVDPDTPVAVVYHASWPDEDVIRGTVADVADAVEEAGYRASALVVIGEAVTGGGYERSYLYGDWANRGGDGGETDAETAESDD; this is encoded by the coding sequence ATGACCGGCGACCTCCCCGAGCCGTCGACGGAGGTGCTGGACGACCGCGAGGGCGTCCCGTTCGTCGGCGCGGGCCCGGGCGACCCGGGGCTGCTCACGGTGCGGGGCCGGGCGCTGCTCGCCGACGCCGACCTGGTCGTCCACGCCGGGTCGCTGGTGAACAGCGAACTGCTCGACGCCTTCTGCGACCACGCCGAACAGGTGAACTCCGTCGGGAAGGACCTCGAGGAGCTGATCCCGCTGATGCGGGACGCCCACGAGGACGGGCGGACGGTCGTCCGACTCCACTCGGGCGACCCCTCCGTCTACGGCGCTGCGCTCGAGCAGATGGACGCGCTGGAGTCGGAGGGGGTCCCCACCTACTTCGTCTCCGGCGTCACCTCGGCGTTCGCCGCGAGCGCGACGCTGGGCACCCAGCTCACGCTCAACGAGGTGGCGAACCACGTCGCGTTCACCCGCCCGCAGGGGAAGACGCTCGACCCCGAGGAGGACCACATCTCCGAGTTCGTCCGCATGGGCGACGTGACCGTCTGCATCTACCTCGGGACCCACGCCGTCCGCGAGACGATGGAGCGTCTGCTGGACGACGGCGTCGACCCCGACACGCCCGTCGCGGTCGTCTATCACGCCTCCTGGCCCGACGAGGACGTGATCCGCGGGACGGTCGCCGACGTCGCCGACGCGGTCGAGGAGGCGGGCTACCGCGCCTCCGCGCTCGTGGTGATCGGCGAGGCCGTCACCGGCGGCGGCTACGAGCGCTCGTACCTGTACGGCGACTGGGCGAACCGCGGGGGCGACGGCGGAGAGACGGACGCTGAGACGGCCGAGAGCGACGATTGA
- the cbiG gene encoding cobalt-precorrin 5A hydrolase gives MSTDDDTTNASTGDATGSDAGSDSSDSGGGHCSTPDSDGEVAETLGIVTFERKRETAEEIRNGLADRYERIDLLEYHGDVFAEHWGEYDVFCGLMASGIAMRKTAPLLDDKWEDPAVVVVDEELTWAIPLTGGHHGANQVADDLASLGAVPAMTTASEAAGKQGVEERAKALDAHVVNGDSTVATNLAVLDDELGPVARLDGPRAVLVGDDVTVLKRNSDPEDGVVLGTGSVSGATAEQFEAAWERALAEADADWADVEFVATGTRKEEEPGLLEAAENRDLGVVSFEKETLEEFEGPTPSRSKELIGWPGISEASAIAGGREHELVVEKIGHEDSVTVAVGR, from the coding sequence ATGAGCACGGACGACGACACGACGAACGCATCGACCGGCGACGCGACGGGGTCGGACGCGGGCTCCGATTCCTCGGACTCGGGCGGCGGACACTGTTCCACCCCCGACTCCGACGGCGAGGTCGCCGAGACGCTCGGCATCGTCACCTTCGAGCGCAAGCGCGAGACCGCAGAGGAGATCAGGAACGGGCTCGCCGACCGCTACGAGCGCATCGACCTGCTGGAGTACCACGGCGACGTGTTCGCCGAGCACTGGGGCGAGTACGACGTGTTCTGCGGGCTGATGGCCAGCGGTATCGCGATGCGCAAGACCGCCCCCCTGCTCGACGACAAGTGGGAGGACCCCGCGGTCGTCGTCGTCGACGAGGAGCTGACGTGGGCCATCCCCCTGACCGGCGGTCACCACGGCGCGAACCAGGTCGCCGACGACCTCGCGTCGCTGGGGGCGGTCCCCGCGATGACGACCGCCAGCGAGGCCGCGGGCAAGCAGGGCGTCGAGGAGCGCGCGAAGGCGCTGGACGCCCACGTCGTCAACGGCGACTCGACGGTCGCGACGAACCTCGCGGTGCTGGACGACGAACTCGGTCCCGTCGCGCGCCTCGACGGCCCGCGGGCGGTCCTCGTCGGCGACGACGTGACCGTCCTCAAGCGCAACAGCGACCCCGAGGACGGCGTCGTCCTCGGGACCGGTTCGGTCTCGGGCGCGACCGCCGAGCAGTTCGAGGCCGCCTGGGAGCGCGCCCTCGCGGAGGCCGACGCCGACTGGGCCGACGTGGAGTTCGTCGCCACGGGCACCCGCAAAGAGGAGGAGCCGGGATTGCTGGAGGCGGCCGAGAACCGCGACCTCGGGGTCGTGAGCTTCGAGAAGGAGACGCTGGAGGAGTTCGAGGGGCCGACGCCGTCGCGCTCGAAGGAGCTGATCGGCTGGCCGGGCATCTCCGAGGCCTCGGCCATCGCCGGGGGCCGCGAGCACGAACTCGTGGTCGAGAAGATCGGCCACGAGGACAGCGTCACCGTGGCGGTGGGGCGATGA
- a CDS encoding NADP-dependent phosphogluconate dehydrogenase: protein MEIGVIGLGRMGAIVVDRVLAAGHDVVAFDLDAEATAAAAEAGAEPADSVADLYDRLAGDEGGDGEGDDDGARIWLMVPAGDPVDATLDELEPHLDGDDVVVDGGNSHFEDSTRRAAATDAAYLDCGTSGGPAGAELGFSLMVGGPEWAYESMTPVFDAVATGPAGHDRMGPAGSGHYVKMIHNGVEYALMQAYGEGFELLHRGRYDLDLEAVARTWNNGAVIRSWLLELCEEAFREEGNDLGDVADRIEGGSTGTWTVQEALEQEVPVPLIYQALAERFDSREERFGRRLASRLRYGFGRHEVPRTGE, encoded by the coding sequence ATGGAGATCGGCGTTATCGGGCTCGGACGGATGGGTGCCATCGTCGTCGACAGGGTCCTGGCGGCGGGACACGACGTGGTCGCGTTCGACCTCGACGCGGAGGCGACCGCGGCGGCCGCGGAGGCGGGCGCGGAGCCGGCCGACTCCGTCGCGGACCTGTACGACCGACTGGCTGGCGACGAAGGGGGAGATGGCGAGGGCGACGACGACGGTGCCCGCATCTGGCTGATGGTGCCCGCCGGCGACCCGGTTGACGCCACGCTCGACGAACTGGAACCGCACCTCGACGGCGACGACGTGGTCGTCGACGGCGGCAACTCCCACTTCGAGGACTCTACCCGCCGGGCGGCGGCGACCGACGCCGCCTACCTCGACTGCGGCACCTCCGGCGGCCCCGCCGGGGCGGAGCTGGGCTTCTCGCTGATGGTCGGCGGCCCCGAGTGGGCCTACGAGAGCATGACGCCGGTGTTCGACGCCGTCGCCACAGGTCCCGCCGGCCACGACCGCATGGGGCCGGCCGGCTCCGGGCACTACGTGAAGATGATTCACAACGGCGTGGAGTACGCCCTGATGCAGGCCTACGGCGAGGGCTTCGAGCTGCTCCATCGCGGTCGCTACGACCTGGACCTGGAGGCCGTCGCGCGCACGTGGAACAACGGCGCGGTCATCCGCTCGTGGCTGCTCGAACTCTGTGAGGAGGCGTTCCGCGAGGAGGGCAACGATCTGGGCGACGTGGCCGACCGCATCGAGGGCGGATCGACCGGCACGTGGACCGTGCAGGAGGCGCTCGAACAGGAGGTGCCCGTGCCTCTCATCTACCAGGCGCTGGCCGAGCGCTTCGACTCCCGCGAGGAGCGGTTCGGTCGCCGGCTCGCGAGTCGGCTCCGGTACGGCTTCGGTCGCCACGAGGTCCCCCGGACCGGGGAGTAG
- a CDS encoding CbtB domain-containing protein, translating to MTTADTVHDRWELARTNLTAAQAATAALTVAALGFAMLFLQEPAAHEAMHNFRHAAGIVCH from the coding sequence ATGACAACAGCCGACACGGTACACGACCGATGGGAACTGGCTCGGACGAATCTGACGGCCGCGCAGGCGGCGACGGCGGCGCTGACCGTCGCGGCGTTGGGGTTCGCGATGCTGTTCCTGCAGGAACCGGCGGCGCACGAGGCGATGCACAACTTCCGCCACGCCGCCGGGATCGTCTGCCATTGA
- a CDS encoding CbtA family protein, with product MLVAYLVRGVKAGVVAGAVFGLLLALVANPVIAFAEDRAHGTHDGQAGGASHTDDHHAGETAAGGGRLPVTDAVSVASGVLWGVLLGVVGFGAAFYLLEPLVPGGPALRSYAFAAAGFVTVSGAPWLALPPSPPGTTHALGVRTRLFVYAAMLLAGALATVGGMALYDRLRDRRGRAVAAAAGLVPLAALPAVAAALPSNATRSALAEPLAAGVTGLAVFGQLLVWLLLAGVHARLHRSDGPEAGPTATPRPDPGVGGD from the coding sequence ATGCTCGTCGCGTACCTGGTCCGAGGAGTCAAGGCCGGAGTCGTCGCGGGTGCCGTCTTCGGACTGCTGTTGGCGCTCGTGGCGAATCCCGTGATCGCCTTCGCCGAGGACCGGGCGCACGGGACACACGACGGACAGGCCGGGGGCGCGTCCCACACAGACGACCACCACGCGGGCGAGACGGCCGCCGGCGGCGGCCGGCTCCCCGTCACCGACGCCGTGAGCGTCGCCTCGGGCGTCCTCTGGGGGGTGCTGTTGGGCGTCGTCGGGTTCGGTGCGGCCTTCTACCTCCTCGAGCCGCTGGTGCCGGGCGGGCCGGCGCTGCGGAGCTACGCGTTCGCCGCCGCCGGGTTCGTCACCGTCTCGGGCGCGCCGTGGCTCGCGCTGCCGCCGTCGCCGCCGGGGACGACCCACGCCCTCGGCGTGCGGACGCGGCTGTTCGTCTACGCGGCGATGCTGCTCGCGGGCGCGCTGGCGACGGTCGGCGGCATGGCGCTGTACGACCGCCTCCGCGACCGCCGGGGTCGCGCGGTCGCCGCCGCGGCCGGGCTGGTGCCGCTGGCGGCGCTGCCGGCGGTGGCGGCCGCGCTCCCGTCGAACGCGACGCGGAGCGCGCTCGCGGAGCCGCTGGCCGCCGGCGTCACGGGGCTCGCCGTCTTCGGACAGCTGCTCGTCTGGCTGCTGCTTGCGGGGGTACACGCCCGCCTCCACCGGAGCGACGGGCCGGAGGCGGGACCGACCGCGACGCCGCGGCCCGACCCCGGGGTGGGGGGCGACTGA
- a CDS encoding (2Fe-2S) ferredoxin domain-containing protein: MRDRTDDVYENGFTDHVLVCTNARDSEYAACADAHGEAVLEAVRTWLRDRGVFWSRVHVAETSCLGLCSAEGTAVAVHPRGRWFSDVTPGDVPELLADVFGSEASDLRVGPSPEVVESR, from the coding sequence ATGCGCGACCGTACCGACGACGTGTACGAGAACGGCTTCACCGACCACGTGCTCGTGTGCACGAACGCCCGCGATTCCGAGTACGCCGCCTGCGCGGACGCCCACGGCGAGGCGGTGCTCGAGGCGGTCCGGACGTGGCTGCGCGACCGCGGCGTGTTCTGGTCGCGGGTCCACGTCGCCGAGACGAGCTGTCTCGGGCTGTGTAGCGCGGAGGGGACCGCCGTCGCGGTCCACCCCCGAGGGCGGTGGTTCTCCGACGTGACGCCCGGGGACGTCCCCGAACTGCTCGCGGACGTGTTCGGCTCCGAGGCCTCCGACCTGCGCGTCGGCCCGTCGCCGGAGGTGGTCGAGTCGCGGTAG
- a CDS encoding SWIM zinc finger family protein: MTPTLTRDRTARSDDETAASDERLRTLDSRERARTALFDDDASDRQSGPDPGGTTTGGADARTGRARTEPMAVYPLRDDDRYLVDTEGGSYVVDLASDACTCPDHAIRGQRCKHLRRVDMEVGIGRVPAPGERVAACAVCGDGVFVPVRETGAFLCGEHRPAIGSFVRDSEADKLLVATGVTTERADEYETDEGRPISGYETNADYGDHEPVVEAVYVGNALASPGPLDVSGRRTYGFPASRLRRLDPAERPSVPVIGL, translated from the coding sequence ATGACTCCCACGCTCACACGCGATCGAACGGCCCGTTCCGACGACGAGACCGCGGCGTCCGACGAGCGACTCCGGACGCTCGACTCCCGCGAGCGCGCCAGAACCGCCCTCTTCGACGACGACGCGTCCGACCGCCAGTCGGGTCCCGATCCCGGCGGGACGACTACCGGCGGTGCCGACGCCAGGACGGGGCGCGCGCGCACCGAGCCGATGGCGGTGTACCCCCTCCGGGACGACGACCGCTACCTCGTCGACACCGAGGGCGGCTCCTACGTCGTCGACCTCGCGAGCGACGCCTGCACCTGTCCGGACCACGCGATCCGGGGCCAGCGGTGTAAGCACCTCCGGCGCGTCGACATGGAGGTCGGGATCGGTCGCGTTCCCGCCCCCGGCGAGCGCGTCGCCGCCTGCGCCGTCTGCGGCGACGGCGTGTTCGTCCCCGTTCGGGAGACGGGCGCGTTCCTCTGTGGCGAACACCGCCCCGCGATCGGGTCGTTCGTCCGCGACAGCGAGGCCGACAAGCTCCTCGTCGCCACGGGCGTCACGACCGAACGCGCCGACGAATACGAGACCGACGAGGGCCGGCCGATCAGCGGGTACGAGACGAACGCCGACTACGGCGACCACGAGCCCGTGGTCGAGGCGGTGTACGTCGGCAACGCGCTCGCCAGTCCCGGCCCGCTCGACGTGTCCGGCCGGCGGACGTACGGCTTCCCCGCCTCGCGGCTGCGGCGACTCGATCCCGCAGAGCGACCGTCCGTTCCCGTGATCGGGCTTTGA
- a CDS encoding aminopeptidase, producing the protein MDDRVREHAEVLVDWSARVEAGDQVVMDVAEGAHDLAVAVAAEVGKRDATLLTTYGSSEVGRAFLRAGDDGREFAHSEPELAMLEAADVYLRIGGGRNTTALADVDGDRRQRSRKATTATREARMDTDWVSTVHPTRSLAQQAGMAYEEYRDFVYDAVLRDWEALADEMANMKEVLDAGSEVRIETERTDLTMSIEDRTAVNSAASVAYDSHNLPSGEVFTAPHATDGEVFFDVPMTIDARRVQDVSLTFEDGEVVDFAAEQGEEAIADVLDTDEGARRLGELGIGMNRGIDRFTDSILFDEKMGDTIHLALGRAYDACLPEGESGNDSAVHVDMITDVSEDSRMLVDGDVVQRNGTFRWEEGFEAE; encoded by the coding sequence ATGGACGACCGAGTGCGCGAGCACGCAGAGGTACTCGTCGACTGGAGCGCCCGCGTCGAGGCGGGCGATCAGGTCGTGATGGACGTCGCCGAGGGGGCCCACGACCTGGCGGTCGCGGTGGCCGCGGAGGTGGGGAAGCGCGACGCGACGCTGCTGACGACGTACGGGTCCAGCGAGGTCGGCCGGGCGTTCCTCCGCGCCGGCGACGACGGCCGCGAGTTCGCCCACAGCGAGCCGGAACTGGCGATGCTTGAGGCGGCTGACGTGTACCTCCGCATCGGCGGCGGTCGCAACACCACGGCGCTGGCGGACGTCGACGGCGACCGCCGGCAGCGCTCCCGCAAAGCGACCACGGCGACGCGCGAGGCGCGGATGGACACCGACTGGGTCTCGACGGTACATCCGACCAGGTCCCTCGCCCAGCAGGCCGGCATGGCCTACGAGGAGTATCGGGACTTCGTGTACGACGCCGTTCTCCGCGACTGGGAGGCGCTGGCCGACGAGATGGCGAACATGAAGGAGGTCCTCGACGCCGGCAGCGAAGTTCGGATCGAGACGGAACGGACGGACCTCACGATGTCCATCGAGGATCGGACGGCGGTCAACTCCGCGGCGTCGGTCGCGTACGACTCCCACAACCTCCCCTCGGGCGAGGTGTTCACCGCGCCGCACGCGACCGACGGCGAGGTGTTCTTCGACGTGCCGATGACCATCGACGCCCGGCGCGTGCAGGACGTCTCGCTCACCTTCGAGGACGGCGAGGTCGTCGACTTCGCCGCCGAGCAGGGCGAGGAGGCGATCGCGGACGTGCTCGACACCGACGAGGGCGCGCGCCGACTCGGCGAACTCGGGATCGGGATGAACCGCGGCATCGACCGCTTCACCGACTCGATCCTCTTCGACGAGAAGATGGGCGATACGATCCACCTGGCGCTGGGGCGCGCGTACGACGCCTGCCTCCCAGAGGGCGAGTCGGGCAACGACTCGGCGGTCCACGTCGACATGATCACGGACGTGTCCGAGGACTCGCGGATGCTGGTCGACGGCGACGTGGTGCAGCGGAATGGAACGTTCCGGTGGGAGGAGGGGTTCGAGGCGGAGTAG
- the cbiT gene encoding precorrin-6Y C5,15-methyltransferase (decarboxylating) subunit CbiT, which translates to MDLPHDAKAGPTKPEVRAVTVSKLGLTEADHFVEVGSCTGAVTVLAARRAGRVTALERKPERLEVTERNLAANGIDPTADRVDLVAAEAPEGLPADADALFLGGSRNFEAVLDHAVETGVRRVVMNVSRLEVAGRAVEAFRERDILDEVIQLQASYGYELAGATSFDAENPVYVLTGGVVDDDRDGGGESEAVDDGSEASDDAKRSDADRAGVDA; encoded by the coding sequence ATGGACCTCCCGCACGACGCGAAGGCGGGGCCGACGAAGCCCGAAGTACGGGCGGTGACAGTCTCGAAACTCGGTCTCACCGAGGCGGATCACTTCGTCGAGGTGGGGTCGTGCACCGGTGCGGTGACCGTCCTGGCGGCCCGGCGGGCCGGTCGCGTCACCGCGCTGGAGCGCAAGCCCGAACGGCTCGAGGTGACCGAACGGAACCTCGCGGCCAACGGGATCGATCCGACCGCCGACCGCGTCGACCTGGTCGCCGCGGAAGCGCCCGAGGGGCTGCCGGCCGACGCGGACGCGCTGTTTCTCGGCGGCTCCCGCAACTTCGAGGCGGTGCTCGACCACGCCGTCGAGACCGGGGTCCGGCGGGTCGTGATGAACGTCTCGCGGCTGGAGGTCGCCGGCCGCGCGGTCGAGGCGTTCCGCGAGCGCGACATCCTCGACGAGGTGATCCAACTGCAGGCCAGCTACGGGTACGAACTCGCCGGCGCGACGAGCTTCGACGCGGAGAACCCCGTGTACGTGCTCACCGGGGGCGTCGTCGACGACGACCGCGACGGGGGCGGTGAGTCCGAGGCCGTCGACGACGGGTCCGAGGCGAGCGACGACGCGAAACGGTCGGACGCCGACCGAGCCGGGGTGGACGCGTGA